In Saccharomyces eubayanus strain FM1318 chromosome II, whole genome shotgun sequence, the genomic stretch CTTTGTCCAATGGGACTTGTAGTTTATTTAAATCACCCAGGAATTCGTGAATTATCCAATTAGTAGGTAATTTTGCGCTACCTTGTTTGCCAATTAGTTTAGAAAATTCATGAAAGGTTTCCAAGTAATATGATCTTAGCGCTTCATGGTTGTACATGTCATTTTGGTTGCTGTTATAAGTTAAAATCTTGGCGTCCTTTAAGGACAACTGGAATGGCTTCTGCATAAGCATTCTCATTATGTCATCAGGCAATTCCGGCATTGATGCCGCCACGCCACTGATAATATCCGGAGCAAGATTGATATACGGCAATTCCGGATCGGGCATGTATCTGTAATYGATGGTAGTTTCTTTGCTTCTCAACTTCACCGTGGAAGAGCCTGTCCAGCCCCGCGTCTCAGGCTCCAGCAGTGAATCGGTTTCGCCCCTGGAGATCAACTCGACTTGTCGTTGGTATTCGTACTTGATGGCATTGATGATAGAGCTGGTGTTAGGCAGGTTTTTCAGTTCCACGCGAGCAAATTCGTTAATCGACAAGTTAACGTCCACCCGCATGGCACCCGTTTCCAAATCCCCGGAAGATATGTGCAAATGACGAACCAAATTCTGGTATTTCTTGATGAACGCCTTGACCTGTTTGATATCACTAAAATCTGGGTTGGTCACCAACTCGATGAGTGGGATGTTCGATCTGTTCAAGTCGACCAGCGTGACAACATCTTTGCCTGTGTCTGTGTAGTGCGACTTCCCCGTGTCCTGCTCTATCTGCAATTGCGMAATGCTAATGTCCTTGGACGACTCGTCGATGCCGTCGAGTTCCCTGGACAGATTGACCTTCCCGCCTCGAGCGAACGGCCTGTAGTGCTGCGTCACCTGGTAACCTTGGGGTTGGTCACCGTAGAAGTAGTGCTTTCTATCAAACTGCGACACCATATTCACCTGGGAATTCAATGACAGCGACAGCTTCATGGCAAACAAAATGGCCtccaaattcaaaaccGGCTGCGTCCCTGGCAAAGCCACATCGTAGAAGCTGGTGTGGTGGTTAGGCACATCCGCCAAGGGTGTGGCACTATTGGTAGACTGTGAAAAAAGCTTATTTCCAGTGTTCAATTGTGTGTGAATCTCTAATCCACACTTCAAGGCATATTCCGGCTTGAAGACCGTACTCTGAACTTGCGTAGCTTTACTTCTGGCCAATGAGTAGCACCGAGCAAACCGCAACATATCCAATCCTCACAATGCCTTTGGGCTACAGCACCAACCTGATCCCACCTACCATAAACAATACTTTTCCTATAgttattactattatagtgaaaaagggaaaaacaATAAGACCTAATAAAAGTAGGGCTATACAGATATTTAATAAGGGCCAGAGattagaaacaaaaaaccctacaaagaaagagaacaaTTAGTTAGGGCTTGCTATAATTATCAATTACCACTATTCTCTGCTAGAAATGATCCATAATGCAGTCCGAAGTATACATAATCCCTTACAAACTTGGT encodes the following:
- the PET112 gene encoding glutamyl-tRNA(Gln) amidotransferase subunit PET112; its protein translation is MLRFARCYSLARSKATQVQSTVFKPEYALKCGLEIHTQLNTGNKLFSQSTNSATPLADVPNHHTSFYDVALPGTQPVLNLEAILFAMKLSLSLNSQVNMVSQFDRKHYFYGDQPQGYQVTQHYRPFARGGKVNLSRELDGIDESSKDISIXQLQIEQDTGKSHYTDTGKDVVTLVDLNRSNIPLIELVTNPDFSDIKQVKAFIKKYQNLVRHLHISSGDLETGAMRVDVNLSINEFARVELKNLPNTSSIINAIKYEYQRQVELISRGETDSLLEPETRGWTGSSTVKLRSKETTIBYRYMPDPELPYINLAPDIISGVAASMPELPDDIMRMLMQKPFQLSLKDAKILTYNSNQNDMYNHEALRSYYLETFHEFSKLIGKQGSAKLPTNWIIHEFLGDLNKLQVPLDKAQEVLPPAVFAEFLRLLYTETISPTSGKLLLFYILETFKQSGCQDSFLPDLPKLIKEFELHAITEVDSQELMTLCNDIIAQHTDEAFIRNLVSGKKKTSLKFLVGQGMRQSQGRIKAGEFEKKFKEILDIQW